A stretch of Desulfurivibrio alkaliphilus AHT 2 DNA encodes these proteins:
- the csy3 gene encoding type I-F CRISPR-associated protein Csy3, whose amino-acid sequence MALKTASVLAFERKLANSDALMHAGNWTERENGSNWRPVTIIGKDVRGTISNRLKSSIQNDPAKLDAEIQKPNLQRVDVAALPFDADTLRVSFSLRVLGKIDQPSACNDSAYQEALATVIKSYADNHGLADLAHRYATNIANARFLWRNRVGAEQVEVRVRHIKDQQTMKEWIFSASQYELRDFANSGGELAEMAEVIRQGLAGESFSFLLIEAYALIGAGQEVFPSQELVLDSGGNSRKSKTLYQVDGVAALHSQKIGNALRTIDTWHPEADEIGPIAVEPYGSVTNRGKAYRQPKEKMDFYNLLDSWVIKNKVPPVEQQHYVIATLIRGGVFGEKSD is encoded by the coding sequence ATGGCTTTAAAAACTGCATCTGTTCTGGCTTTTGAACGCAAATTGGCAAATTCCGATGCTCTTATGCATGCCGGTAACTGGACCGAACGTGAAAATGGCAGCAACTGGCGGCCAGTGACCATCATTGGCAAAGATGTCAGGGGAACCATTTCCAATCGTTTAAAAAGCAGCATCCAGAATGATCCGGCCAAACTGGATGCCGAAATTCAAAAACCCAATCTTCAAAGGGTTGATGTGGCCGCTCTTCCTTTTGATGCTGATACCTTAAGGGTAAGTTTCAGCCTGCGGGTATTGGGGAAAATCGACCAGCCTTCGGCCTGTAATGATTCCGCGTACCAGGAAGCTCTGGCAACGGTTATTAAATCTTATGCTGATAACCACGGGCTTGCTGACCTGGCGCATCGTTACGCGACAAACATAGCAAACGCCCGTTTTCTCTGGCGCAACAGGGTCGGAGCCGAGCAGGTTGAAGTGCGGGTGCGACATATAAAGGATCAGCAAACCATGAAGGAGTGGATTTTTTCTGCCAGCCAATACGAGTTGCGTGATTTTGCCAATTCTGGCGGCGAACTGGCTGAAATGGCTGAGGTCATCAGGCAAGGGTTGGCGGGGGAGTCTTTTTCGTTTTTGCTTATCGAAGCCTATGCCCTGATTGGAGCCGGCCAGGAGGTTTTTCCTTCACAAGAGTTGGTGTTGGATAGCGGCGGAAACAGCCGGAAAAGTAAAACCCTGTACCAAGTGGATGGAGTGGCGGCGCTTCATTCTCAAAAAATCGGCAATGCTTTGAGGACCATAGATACCTGGCATCCTGAAGCGGACGAAATCGGTCCCATCGCGGTTGAGCCGTACGGTTCGGTGACTAACCGTGGTAAAGCGTATCGTCAACCGAAGGAAAAAATGGATTTTTACAATTTACTTGACTCATGGGTGATCAAAAACAAAGTGCCCCCTGTAGAACAACAGCATTACGTTATTGCCACGTTGATTCGCGGAGGAGTTTTTGGCGAAAAATCAGACTGA
- the csy2 gene encoding type I-F CRISPR-associated protein Csy2, translated as MMDTMLILRNIKVENANAIAGVTWGFPAISNFLGFVHAISRKLPPHFSLQPNGCGIVCHDFQVNAHQPKGWGDYVFALTRNPLTKQGETASFVEEGRMHMDVSMIIPCDGEVPINLDPEEVTEQIEQLLLEHRLAGGTILEVGAIELVRLPEEEASLAKFERRQLRKLLPGFALVQRADLLAQHTEKCFQQNPEMDAMDAWLDFSALKFMAVVEGDNENQDDHSGKVEWQYIPKPGKGWLVPITVGYRGISDLFEPGEVLKARDSSVPFRFVESAYSIGEWLSPHRLGKIQQLVWRYDVDPESGWYLCKNDYQPEKTAN; from the coding sequence ATGATGGATACCATGCTGATTTTACGAAATATAAAAGTCGAAAACGCCAATGCCATTGCCGGGGTGACGTGGGGTTTCCCGGCCATATCCAATTTTTTGGGTTTTGTCCACGCTATTTCCAGAAAGTTACCTCCTCATTTTTCTCTGCAACCCAATGGGTGTGGAATTGTATGCCATGATTTTCAGGTCAATGCTCACCAGCCCAAGGGATGGGGGGATTATGTGTTTGCGCTGACTCGAAATCCTTTAACCAAGCAGGGCGAAACGGCGTCATTTGTCGAAGAGGGTCGGATGCACATGGACGTGTCAATGATAATTCCATGTGACGGCGAGGTTCCCATTAATCTGGACCCTGAAGAAGTCACGGAACAAATTGAACAATTGCTGCTGGAACATCGGCTGGCTGGTGGAACTATTCTGGAGGTTGGGGCCATAGAGCTTGTGCGTTTGCCGGAGGAAGAGGCCTCGCTGGCAAAATTTGAACGCCGGCAATTACGTAAATTGCTTCCAGGCTTCGCTCTTGTCCAGCGAGCCGATTTGCTGGCCCAACATACCGAAAAATGCTTCCAGCAAAATCCAGAGATGGATGCGATGGATGCCTGGCTTGATTTTTCTGCTTTGAAATTCATGGCGGTTGTAGAGGGCGATAACGAAAATCAGGACGATCATTCCGGCAAGGTTGAGTGGCAATACATCCCGAAACCGGGAAAAGGCTGGTTGGTGCCCATTACTGTTGGGTATCGAGGGATTTCCGACCTGTTCGAGCCCGGAGAGGTGCTCAAGGCAAGAGATTCCTCGGTTCCTTTTCGTTTTGTGGAGTCGGCATATTCCATTGGCGAATGGTTGAGTCCTCATCGTCTTGGCAAGATACAGCAGTTGGTTTGGCGCTACGATGTTGATCCGGAATCTGGTTGGTATTTGTGTAAAAATGATTATCAGCCCGAAAAAACAGCAAATTAA
- the csy1 gene encoding type I-F CRISPR-associated protein Csy1 yields MEQRAAVMSQKIVEYIRVRRDAKLEDFDKKANSERKKVSDPNLLASLEQELAEKRQTQEAKYEVSEWLTDAAARAKQIQMVTHALKYTHPDARGSSLYAVGGETQPESYRQNSLLSTASLHKPAIDVVGNAAALDVAGLLQLEVDGVALIEFIRQGDIAPLLPIAKNEQQASSWLTGFCRALDNKETGAHKLSKQIYFPDSSGGYHLVAPLYSSSFAQALYERIATARFGEEAKEGRKAKRDKKFSVFKVVDYPNTAMQKFGGSNAQNISQLNARRNGSAFLLQCSPPSWVRKLTPPLKVKTVFSWHHFGFRAHGTIKDLRRFLEKNAKKTSTITIRERRGAYIDELMDLLVQYAASIQKLAGVGGWSASPDCRLHRAEQLWLDPRRVAKDVEFAQEREKNDWQVEIADRFALWLNHNLKSDLLKLGDMEHREWQSLLASKLRLLKDDLHDEPEVHA; encoded by the coding sequence ATGGAGCAACGAGCGGCGGTCATGTCACAGAAAATTGTGGAATATATCCGGGTTAGAAGGGATGCAAAGCTCGAAGATTTTGACAAAAAAGCCAATAGTGAGCGCAAAAAAGTCTCCGACCCCAACCTGCTGGCAAGCCTGGAGCAAGAGTTGGCGGAAAAGCGCCAAACGCAGGAGGCCAAGTACGAAGTTTCCGAATGGTTGACTGATGCAGCCGCCCGGGCCAAGCAGATCCAAATGGTTACCCATGCCCTGAAGTATACCCATCCAGACGCCAGGGGCAGTAGTTTGTATGCCGTTGGTGGTGAAACTCAACCTGAAAGTTACCGGCAAAACTCGCTGCTCAGTACAGCGTCTTTGCATAAGCCGGCCATAGATGTTGTGGGAAACGCGGCCGCTTTAGATGTGGCTGGACTGCTTCAACTGGAAGTTGATGGCGTGGCTCTGATTGAATTTATCAGGCAAGGGGATATTGCTCCGCTGTTGCCAATTGCGAAAAACGAACAACAGGCCAGCTCCTGGTTGACAGGTTTTTGCCGGGCTCTCGACAACAAGGAAACGGGTGCGCACAAGCTGTCAAAGCAGATTTATTTTCCAGATAGTTCAGGAGGTTATCATCTTGTGGCGCCGTTATATTCATCCTCATTTGCTCAAGCTCTGTATGAACGTATCGCAACAGCCCGATTCGGCGAGGAGGCCAAGGAGGGTAGAAAAGCAAAACGTGATAAGAAGTTCAGCGTATTTAAGGTTGTCGATTACCCCAACACGGCCATGCAAAAATTTGGCGGCTCTAATGCACAAAATATCAGCCAATTGAATGCAAGAAGGAATGGCTCAGCTTTTTTGCTGCAATGCTCTCCTCCTTCTTGGGTACGGAAACTTACCCCCCCTCTGAAAGTTAAAACCGTTTTTTCATGGCACCATTTTGGCTTTCGGGCGCATGGGACTATTAAAGACTTGCGACGGTTCCTTGAGAAAAACGCCAAAAAAACTAGCACCATAACCATCCGTGAACGCCGGGGAGCTTACATTGATGAACTGATGGACCTGCTTGTCCAATACGCGGCAAGTATTCAAAAGCTTGCAGGTGTGGGGGGGTGGAGCGCCTCCCCGGATTGCCGCCTACACCGTGCTGAACAGCTTTGGCTTGACCCTCGTCGCGTTGCGAAAGATGTCGAATTCGCCCAAGAGCGTGAAAAAAATGATTGGCAGGTGGAAATCGCTGATCGTTTTGCTCTTTGGCTTAACCACAACCTCAAATCCGATCTGCTCAAACTCGGTGATATGGAACATCGAGAATGGCAAAGTTTGCTTGCCAGTAAACTTCGACTGCTCAAAGACGATCTGCACGATGAGCCGGAGGTGCACGCATGA
- the cas6f gene encoding type I-F CRISPR-associated endoribonuclease Cas6/Csy4 produces MDCYVEISLLPDPEFPDSILMNALFAKLHRALAENGKQEIGVSFPEFGKKLNSKLRIHGSEESLKRLMDLNWIQGMKDYTRVSGIAKVPDSCQYRTVKRVQAKSSVDRLYRRSVKKGWLSEENAEQQKERAREGRLKLPFVQLKSQTTGQQFRLFIQHGSLQEKPVTGRFSSYGLSNEATVPWF; encoded by the coding sequence ATGGATTGCTATGTAGAAATAAGTCTGCTACCTGACCCGGAATTTCCGGACAGCATTCTAATGAACGCTTTGTTTGCCAAATTGCACAGAGCTTTGGCTGAGAACGGAAAGCAAGAGATTGGGGTAAGCTTCCCGGAGTTTGGAAAAAAACTCAACTCGAAATTACGCATTCACGGCAGCGAAGAATCTTTAAAGCGTCTCATGGATTTGAATTGGATCCAAGGTATGAAAGATTACACCCGTGTGTCTGGTATTGCGAAAGTGCCTGACAGTTGCCAATACCGAACAGTTAAAAGGGTGCAGGCAAAAAGCAGCGTGGATCGACTATATCGACGTTCCGTAAAAAAGGGATGGCTAAGTGAAGAGAATGCGGAGCAGCAAAAGGAGCGTGCCAGGGAAGGGCGCCTAAAACTACCGTTTGTACAGCTAAAGAGCCAGACAACGGGACAACAGTTTCGGCTATTTATTCAACATGGCTCGCTGCAGGAAAAACCCGTAACCGGACGATTTTCTTCGTATGGCCTGAGTAATGAGGCCACAGTACCATGGTTTTAA